From the Purpureocillium takamizusanense chromosome 6, complete sequence genome, one window contains:
- a CDS encoding uncharacterized protein (EggNog:ENOG503P6SM~TransMembrane:2 (o35-56i77-95o)), producing MASDKVPTLHSLEKPEDLKQLMRQDRGEDCLSCKIVGSGAFFGLAAYSYISGMSQLEKQRAVILQKNSMFGMRSRRLGIAGISLGLAYMGMWRAFR from the exons ATGGCCAGCGACAAGGTCCCGACGCTGCACTCCTTGGAAAAGCCAGAGGACCTCAAGCAGCTCATGCGCCAGGACCGCGGCGAGGACTGCTTGAGCTGCAAAATCGTCG GTAGCGGTGCATTCTTCGGTTTGGCCGCGTACAGCTACATCTCTGGCATGTCGCAGCTCGAGAAACAGCGCGCCGTCATCCTGCAGAAAAACTCCATGTTCGGCATGCGGAGCCGCAGGCTGGGCATCGCGGGCATCTCGCTCGGCCTGGCGTATATGGGGATGTGGAGGGCGTTTCGGTGA
- the rrp4 gene encoding Exosome complex component rrp4 (EggNog:ENOG503NWAX~COG:A~BUSCO:EOG09263IQ5): MPITILQPRPAPSRPLNVPTSATHGGLESESDSDSDGGGADLQGDVPMRAPKRRRASLEDDDADADEILTPGSVITSNPQWMRGHGTYVPPNSTDITSSLAGTLTRTNKLLSVRPLRARYTPEIGDLVVGRIVEVQARRWRVDVAASQLAILQISAINLPGGILRKRTETDELQIRSFFAEGDLVVAEVQQLHQDGAASLHTRSLKYGKLRNGVFVGVSGTGGGGGVVRSKRQVWTVEAANGAGKIDVLLGVNGYIWVSKHVEGDAAAEAAPGINRMEEAVSSKVYSSQNDDIDVATMREIARFRSVILALVENGLRVDEDTVTRAYHEAVEIGRESADDDLYLGGERGKRLATIIASR, translated from the exons ATgcccatcaccatcctcCAGCCCCGGCCCGCGCCATCGCGGCCCCTCAATGTCCCTACCTCCGCGACTCACGGTGGCCTCGAGTCCGAGTCCGACTCCGActccgacggcggcggcgcagatcTCCAGGGCGACGTGCCCATGCGAGCCCCCAAGCGCCGTCGCGCAagcctcgaggacgatgatgccgacgccgacgagattCTCACGCCGGGCAGCGTCATAACCTCGAACCCGCAATGGATGCG TGGCCACGGCACATACGTCCCGCCCAATTCCACAGACATCacctcctccctcgccggCACCCTCACCCGGACCAACAAGCTCCTCTCGGTGCGTCCCCTACGCGCGCGCTACACGCCCGAGatcggcgacctcgtcgtcggccgcatcgtcgaggtgcaggcccgccgctggcgcgtcgacgtcgccgcctcgcagctCGCCATCCTGCAGATCTCGGCCATCAACCTCCCCGGCGGCATCCTGCGCAAGCGCAccgagacggacgagctCCAGATCCGCTCCTTCTTCGCCGAGGGcgatctcgtcgtcgccgaggtccagcagctccaccaggacggcgccgccagccttcACACCCGCAGCCTCAAGTACGGGAAGCTCAGGaacggcgtcttcgtcggcgtctcgggcaccggtggcggcggcggcgtcgtccgcTCCAAGAGGCAGGTCTGgaccgtcgaggccgccaacggcgccggcaagatcgacgtcctgctcggcgtcAACGGCTACATCTGGGTCAGCAAAcacgtcgagggcgatgccgctgccgaggccgcccccGGCATCAACCGCATGGAGGAGGCAGTCAGCAGCAAGGTCTACTCGAGTCAAAATGACGATATTGACGTCGCCACCATGCGGGAGATCGCCCGCTTCCGCAGCGTCATCCTGGCCCTCGTGGAGAACGGATTGCGGGTTGACGAGGATACCGTGACGAGGGCATATCACGAGGCGGTCGAGATTGGCCGCGAAtcggcagacgacgacttgTATTTGGGAGGCGAAAGAGGGAAAAGGTTGGCTACCATCATAGCGAGCCGCTAG
- a CDS encoding uncharacterized protein (EggNog:ENOG503NZ29~COG:U), protein MNGVIEAVHVYDDNRYAPRTAHPIWLDSDPRPPARRNALLSHTYTGRPLSAAHLLPLYLEHPTPRPNLIYLPNASPPTLVFSLSHANLLFLATSSTEIEPLLVLEFLHRIVDALEDFLGAPLLAVKIENNYDIVAQLLTEMCDAGTISTTEPNALREVVEIEGWVGKLLGSITLPGKTPLSGNSSIPNAPSLMASNTPALPWRRANVRHTSNEMYADVVETLSVTLAPSGRPLAAFANGTIAFTAKVSGVPDITLSLSGPSGRHNLAGIVELPVFHPCVRLNRWKERPGELSFIPPDGRFILAGYEVDLLPFTSGKSGSLSANNLKLPVNLEMKTGLGPGGSEFEVRLQVNKIFGTPGSSSGGQLGRGSNSGRLGGPHPGTPAAPLLDDLKITIPLPDDVRNLSDIRPSRGDASFNPGERALEWQVPAKELSGPTSHFGLRCTVVGPLVDEEEQEFDPSGFGFGNEYSYSGPYQSSPSVKAKPRKDDEGDEQDSKRVAQNKILMPSSASVSFAVKGWLASGLKVDSIAIDTRKSRGLGEGVKPYKGVKYLTVSKDGVEIRC, encoded by the exons ATGAACGGGGTTATCGAGGCGGTTCATGTTTACGATGACAATAGGTATGCTCCCCGCACAGCGCACCCAATATGGCTCGACTCTGacccccgcccgcccgctcgcagAAATGCATTGCTCTCGCACACCTACACGGGACGACCGCTGTCTGCGGCGCACCTGTTACCCCTCTACCTCGAGCATCCCACCCCTAGACCGAACCTGATATACCTCCCCAacgcgagcccgccgactcTCGTCTTCAGCCTGTCGCATGCGaacctcctcttcctcgcgacgtcgtcgaccgaGATCGAGCCGCTGCTCGTGCTCGAGTTCCTCCACCGTatcgtcgatgccctcgaagacttcctcggcgccccgctgctggccgtcaaGATCGAGAACAATTACGACATCGTAGCCCAATTGCTGACGGAGATGTGCGACGCGGGGACGATAAGCACGACAGAACCAAATGCCCTGCGAGAGGTCGTGGAGATTGAGGGCTGGGTGGGCAAGCTCCTGGGGAGCATAACCCTTCCTGG GAAAACCCCTCTGAGCGGCAACTCGTCGATCCCAAACGCCCCATCACTCATGGCTTCCAACACACCAGCTCTACCGTGGAGAAGAGCAAACGTGCGGCACACGTCGAACGAAATGTAcgccgatgtcgtcgagacgCTGTCCGTGACGCTTGCGCCGTCCGGCAGACCCCTTGCTGCCTTTGCCAACGGGACGATCGCTTTTACGGCCAAGGTTTCCGGGGTGCCGGACATTACGCTGAGCCTCTCGGGCCCGTCCGGGAGACACAACCTGGCCGGCATCGTGGAGCTGCCAGTCTTCCACCCCTGCGTTCGGCTGAACAGGTGGAAGGAGCGGCCGGGAGAGCTGAGTTTCATACCGCCAGATGGCCGCTTCATTCTGGCTGGGTACGAAGTGGACCTGCTACCGTTTACGAGTGGCAAGAGTGGCAGCCTGAGCGCGAACAATCTCAAGTTGCCGGTAAACCTGGAAATGAAGACGGGCCTCGGTCCTGGTGGGTCCGAGTTTGAGGTCCGGCTACAGGTCAACAAGATATTCGGCACGCCGGGTTCGTCATCTGGTGGTCAGCTGGGGCGGGGCAGCAACTCCGGTAGACTCGGTGGGCCGCATCCAGGGACGCCTGCGGCACCACTGCTGGACGATCTCAAGATCACGATCCCCCTACCGGACGATGTGAGAAACCTGTCAGACATCCGACCTAGCAGGGGCGATGCCAGCTTCAACCCCGGGGAAAGGGCACTGGAATGGCAGGTGCCGGCCAAGGAGTTGTCAGGCCCTACGTCACATTTCGGGCTGCGATGTACGGTGGTGGGACCCttggtggacgaggaggaacaAGAATTCGACCCCAGTGGTTTCGGGTTCGGCAACGAGTACTCGTACAGCGGACCTTATCAGAGCTCACCGTCGGTCAAGGCGAAGCCGCGAAAGGACGAtgaaggcgacgagcaggacTCGAAGCGGGTGGCACAGAACAAGATTCTGATGCCAAGCTCAGCCTCGGTCAGCTTCGCAGTGAAGGGATGGTTGGCGAGCGGGCTCAAGGTGGACAGCATCGCGATAGACACAAGAAAGAGCCGCGGCCTGGGAGAGGGGGTAAAGCCGTACAAGGGCGTCAAGTACCTGACGGTCAgcaaggacgg
- the HFD1 gene encoding Hexadecenal dehydrogenase (EggNog:ENOG503NV38~COG:C), with protein sequence MGSIKGGIAPFEATSLDDIQAKYDTLRKTYRTNRTKDFEFRKKQIRRLYWGLIDCAPLIEEALMKDMGKCKYEAHVTELEWCKTECVNVANKLDAWAKDEPVADLPLQYWPMKMRMRNEPLGTILMIGAYNYPYQLNITPLVGAIAAGNTVILKPSEHSPHSAMVLKKLFDEYLDPECYVCVNGALEETKFVMDLKFDKVVFTGGKKTGAIIATKAAQSLTPVLLELGGQNPAFLTKHSDLKLAARRLLWQKCLNAGQVCLSHNYVLIDRSLVSKFIGEVTAAYRTFMPQGAKKSPDFSRIVNKTHFDRIKAMVDNTKGKIVMGGDSDESEFFIEPTVVLVDSIDDSMMAEESFGPVWSIMPVDSLDEAIDIANKVDPTPLALYTFGSDAENKKVLENVTSGGATANDAFFHCMVNASPIGGIGSSGTGNYHGHYSFKAFSHQRCIATVPAWAEKVLRVRYMPYSWGELERYKKISAPKPNFDRDGNVVRGLKYWVGLVFGLGGKSASSAALRPVNGTDPTPQART encoded by the exons atGGGCTCCATCAAAGGCGGCATCGCGCCCTTCGAGGCGACGtccctcgacgacatccagGCCAAGTACGACACTCTGCGAAAGACGTACCGCACCAACCGCACCAAGGACTTTGAGTTCCGCAAGAAGCAGATTCGCCGCCTCTACTGGGGGCTCATTGACTGCGCACCCCTCATCGAGGAGGCCCTGATGAAGGACATGGGCAAGTGCAAGTACGAGGCGCACGTCACCGAGCTCGAGTGGTGCAAGACGGAGTGCGTCAACGTCGCCAACAAGCTCGACGCCTGGGCCAAGgacgagcccgtcgccgacctgcccCTGCAGTACTGGCCCATGAAGATGCGCATGAGGAACGAGCCCCTCGGTACCATCCTCATGATTGGCGCCTACAACTACCCCTACCAGCTCAACATCAcccccctcgtcggcgccatcgctGCTGGCAACACCGTCATCCTCAAGCCGTCGGAGCACTCGCCCCACTCCGCCATGGTACTCAAGAAGCTCTTTGATGAGTATCTCGACCCCGAGTGCTACGTCTGCGTCaacggcgccctcgaggagaCCAAATTCGTCATGGACCTCAAGTTTGACAAGGTCGTCTTCACCGGTggcaagaagacgggcgccATCATTGCCACGAAGGCCGCGCAGTCCCTGacccccgtcctcctcgagctcggaGGCCAGAACCCCGCCTTCCTCACCAAGCACAGCGACCtgaagctcgccgccaggcGTCTCCTCTGGCAAAAGTGCCTCAACGCCGGCCAAGTCTGTCTGTCGCACAACTACGTCCTCATCGACCGCAGCCTCGTGTCCAAGTTCATCGGCGAGGTCACGGCCGCGTACCGCACGTTCATGCCCCAGGGCGCCAAGAAGAGCCCTGATTTCTCCCGCATTGTCAACAAGACTCACTTTGAccgcatcaaggccatggtgGACAACACCAAGGGCAAGATCGTCATGGGTGGTGATAGCGACGAGTCCGAGTTTTTCATCGAGCCGACGGTCGTCCTGGTCgacagcatcgacgacagCATGATGGCCGAGGAGAGCTTTGGCCCGGTCTGGTCCATCATGCCCGtcgacagcctcgacgaggccatcgatATTGCCAACAAGGTCGATCCCACACCCCTGGCGCTGTACACCTTTGGCTCGGACGCAGAGAACAAGAAGG TACTTGAGAACGTCACCTCTGGCGGTGCCACAGCCAACGATGCCTTCTTCCACTGTATGGTCAACGCGTCGCCTATCGGTGGTATTGGCTCTTCTGGCACGGGCAACTACCATGGCCACTACTCGTTCAAGGCGTTCAGCCACCAGCGCTGCATTGCCACCGTCCCCGCCTGGGCCGAAAAGGTCCTCCGCGTGCGATACATGCCTTACTCGTGGGGTGAGCTCGAGCGCTACAAGAAGATCTCGGCGCCCAAGCCCAACTTTGACCGCGATGGTAATGTGGTGCGAGGGCTCAAGTACTgggtcggcctcgtcttcggccTCGGAGGAAAGAGtgcatcgtcggccgctcTAAG GCCTGTGAATGGTACCGACCCGACGCCTCAAGCACGTACTTAG
- the ALG13 gene encoding N-acetylglucosaminyldiphosphodolichol N-acetylglucosaminyltransferase (COG:S~EggNog:ENOG503P3K1~BUSCO:EOG092658CI), with the protein MAAGEQPSQRYCLITVGATVGFEQLTKTALEPLFWQFLQDRGFSNLRIQCGPDVPWASAKLAQIEHEVPPGFSVDVFDVRRNLMLEEMVLCKPTAGQRGQGLIVSHAGTGTILDAWKVGVPLIVVPNTGLLDDHQTELAKHLAREGYATMAKPSRLDLQDAIHKAELLVEENKTRWPPHSVSNQQRGAARLWDIKPVEVKAEEVSQMTHD; encoded by the exons ATGGCGGCAGGCGAACAGCCTTCCCAGCGCTACTGCCTGATCACTGTCGGAGCCACTGTCGGATTCGAACAGCTGACCAAAACAGCGCTCGAGCCGTTATTCTGGCAGTTCCTCCAGGACAGGGGCTTCAGCAACCTCCGTATCCAATGCGGACCCGACGTGCCCTGGGCAAGCGCCAAATTGGCACAAATCGAGCACGAGGTCCCACCCGGTTTCTCGGTTGATGTGTTTGACGTGAGAAGGAATTTGATGCTCGAGGAAATGGTCCTTTGCAAGCCCACCGCGGGGCAACGCGGGCAGGGCCTTATCGTCTCCCATGCAG GTACCGGCACTATACTCGATGCCTGGAAGGTGGGCGTTcccctcatcgtcgtccccaACACCGGCTTGCTCGACGACCATCAGACGGAGTTGGCCAAACATCTCGCCCGCGAGGGCTACGCAACAATGGCTAAGCCCAG CCGCCTTGACCTTCAAGATGCTATCCATAAGGCAGAGCTTCTTGTTGAGGAGAACAAgacgcgctggccgccaCATTCAGTAAGCAATCAGCAGCGCGGTGCGGCTCGATTGTGGGATatcaagcccgtcgaggtcaaAGCAGAGGAGGTTTCTCAGATGACACACGATTAG
- the HFD1 gene encoding Hexadecenal dehydrogenase, variant 2 (EggNog:ENOG503NV38~TransMembrane:1 (o510-526i)~COG:C): MGSIKGGIAPFEATSLDDIQAKYDTLRKTYRTNRTKDFEFRKKQIRRLYWGLIDCAPLIEEALMKDMGKCKYEAHVTELEWCKTECVNVANKLDAWAKDEPVADLPLQYWPMKMRMRNEPLGTILMIGAYNYPYQLNITPLVGAIAAGNTVILKPSEHSPHSAMVLKKLFDEYLDPECYVCVNGALEETKFVMDLKFDKVVFTGGKKTGAIIATKAAQSLTPVLLELGGQNPAFLTKHSDLKLAARRLLWQKCLNAGQVCLSHNYVLIDRSLVSKFIGEVTAAYRTFMPQGAKKSPDFSRIVNKTHFDRIKAMVDNTKGKIVMGGDSDESEFFIEPTVVLVDSIDDSMMAEESFGPVWSIMPVDSLDEAIDIANKVDPTPLALYTFGSDAENKKVLENVTSGGATANDAFFHCMVNASPIGGIGSSGTGNYHGHYSFKAFSHQRCIATVPAWAEKVLRVRYMPYSWGELERYKKISAPKPNFDRDGNVVRGLKYWVGLVFGLGGKSASSAALRWGILIAVLSFLGLKRSSLGL; this comes from the exons atGGGCTCCATCAAAGGCGGCATCGCGCCCTTCGAGGCGACGtccctcgacgacatccagGCCAAGTACGACACTCTGCGAAAGACGTACCGCACCAACCGCACCAAGGACTTTGAGTTCCGCAAGAAGCAGATTCGCCGCCTCTACTGGGGGCTCATTGACTGCGCACCCCTCATCGAGGAGGCCCTGATGAAGGACATGGGCAAGTGCAAGTACGAGGCGCACGTCACCGAGCTCGAGTGGTGCAAGACGGAGTGCGTCAACGTCGCCAACAAGCTCGACGCCTGGGCCAAGgacgagcccgtcgccgacctgcccCTGCAGTACTGGCCCATGAAGATGCGCATGAGGAACGAGCCCCTCGGTACCATCCTCATGATTGGCGCCTACAACTACCCCTACCAGCTCAACATCAcccccctcgtcggcgccatcgctGCTGGCAACACCGTCATCCTCAAGCCGTCGGAGCACTCGCCCCACTCCGCCATGGTACTCAAGAAGCTCTTTGATGAGTATCTCGACCCCGAGTGCTACGTCTGCGTCaacggcgccctcgaggagaCCAAATTCGTCATGGACCTCAAGTTTGACAAGGTCGTCTTCACCGGTggcaagaagacgggcgccATCATTGCCACGAAGGCCGCGCAGTCCCTGacccccgtcctcctcgagctcggaGGCCAGAACCCCGCCTTCCTCACCAAGCACAGCGACCtgaagctcgccgccaggcGTCTCCTCTGGCAAAAGTGCCTCAACGCCGGCCAAGTCTGTCTGTCGCACAACTACGTCCTCATCGACCGCAGCCTCGTGTCCAAGTTCATCGGCGAGGTCACGGCCGCGTACCGCACGTTCATGCCCCAGGGCGCCAAGAAGAGCCCTGATTTCTCCCGCATTGTCAACAAGACTCACTTTGAccgcatcaaggccatggtgGACAACACCAAGGGCAAGATCGTCATGGGTGGTGATAGCGACGAGTCCGAGTTTTTCATCGAGCCGACGGTCGTCCTGGTCgacagcatcgacgacagCATGATGGCCGAGGAGAGCTTTGGCCCGGTCTGGTCCATCATGCCCGtcgacagcctcgacgaggccatcgatATTGCCAACAAGGTCGATCCCACACCCCTGGCGCTGTACACCTTTGGCTCGGACGCAGAGAACAAGAAGG TACTTGAGAACGTCACCTCTGGCGGTGCCACAGCCAACGATGCCTTCTTCCACTGTATGGTCAACGCGTCGCCTATCGGTGGTATTGGCTCTTCTGGCACGGGCAACTACCATGGCCACTACTCGTTCAAGGCGTTCAGCCACCAGCGCTGCATTGCCACCGTCCCCGCCTGGGCCGAAAAGGTCCTCCGCGTGCGATACATGCCTTACTCGTGGGGTGAGCTCGAGCGCTACAAGAAGATCTCGGCGCCCAAGCCCAACTTTGACCGCGATGGTAATGTGGTGCGAGGGCTCAAGTACTgggtcggcctcgtcttcggccTCGGAGGAAAGAGtgcatcgtcggccgctcTAAGGTGGGGGATTCTGATCGCTGTCCTTTCGTTCCTTGGGCTGAAGAGAAGCTCGCTAGGCCTGTGA
- the AIP1 gene encoding WD40 repeat-like protein (COG:Z~EggNog:ENOG503NVTV~BUSCO:EOG092619L1), translating into MASASITIERILGAVPATTRGQPTQLSTDSKGQRIAYASGKSIFVRSIDNPADCKEYTGHTAPTTVARFAPNGFKVASGDASGMLRVWEPESIESTRGEYGIISGRLNDIAWDGDSQRIIAVGDGKEQFGRCITADSGNSVGEIIGHSKSVNAVAMKAQRPFRAATVGDDANMVFYHGAPYKFNDKNTVHKGFVLGAAYSPDGNTLATVGADKRIQLYDGKTGQPTKQIGDGEHTGSIFALSWSQDGKKFATASADQTVKLWDADAGSVIQTWKFGEGVSVADQQVGVVIPHGRTDGLIISVSLDGELLYLNEGKAEPVKVVHGHNKGITALSPSSDGKGSAVWTGSFDGRVCRWDMTTGTATVVDGEAHTNQVAQLTGHTGKIYSAGWDDTLRIVDESATTFLGQSIKLSAQPKGASAADKIVYVATVSGIAAYSNESLLEETPLSYTPGAIAALGSFVAVGADQNSVRIYKADSSGKLEQVKAIANPTGTISALAFSKDGSHLAAGNSVGKIYVYKTGSWEVVADRWSAHTARVTSIAWDDSGAYAASGSLDTNVFVWCLEKKNQGKRIKAANAHKDGVSGISWVEGGKVASAGGDATVKIWKVANLP; encoded by the exons ATGGCTTCCGCGTCCATTACCATCGAGCGCATCCTAGGCGCCGTGCCGGCCACCACGCGCGGCCAGCCCACGCAGCTGTCCACCGATTCCAAGGGTCAGCGGATAGCTTACGCG TCTGGCAAGTCAATCTTTGTCCGCTCAATCGACAACCCTGCCGATTGCAAAGAGTACACCGGCCACACCGCCCCAACGACCGTCGCCCGCTTTGCGCCGAATGGGTTCAAGGttgccagcggcgacgccagcggTATGCTGCGCGTCTGGGAGCCCGAGAGCATCGAGAGCACAAGGGGCGAGTACGGCATCATCTCTGGGCGTCTAAACGACATTGCCTGGGATGGTGACTCACAACGCATCATTGCTGTTGGTGATGGCAAGGAACAATTTGGGCGCTGCATTACGGCTGACAGCGGCAATTCGGTGGGCGAGATCATTGGCCACTCGAAGTCGGTCAACGCCGTTGCCATGAAGGCTCAGCGCCCTTTTCGAGCAGCCAccgtcggcgatgacgccaaCATGGTATTCTATCATGGGGCCCCTTACAAGTTCAACGACAAGAACACGGTGCACAAGGGGTTCGTCCTGGGAGCTGCCTACTCCCCCGACGGGAACACGCTCGCAACGGTCGGCGCCGATAAGAGAATACAACTTTACGACGGAAAGACTGGTCAGCCTACGAAGCAAATAGGGGATGGGGAGCACACGGGCAGCATCTTTGCCCTGTCGTGGTCccaggacggcaagaagTTCGCCACAGCTAGCGCAGACCAAACTGTCAAGCTCTGGGATGCAGACGCGGGTTCGGTCATCCAGACGTGGAAGTTCGGTGAGGGCGTCAGTGTGGCGGATCAGCAAGTCGGCGTTGTCATTCCGCACGGTCGGACAGATGGTCTCATCATAAGTGTCAGCTtggacggcgagctcctATATCTCAACGAGGGCAAAGCAGAGCCTGTGAAGGTTGTGCATGGACACAACAAGGGCATCACGGCGCTGAGCCCCTCCTCAGATGGCAAGGGCAGCGCAGTCTGGACCGGAAGCTTTGATGGCCGAGTTTGCCGCTGGGACATGACCACAGGGACTGCAACAGTCGTCGATGGTGAAGCTCACACTAAccaggtcgcgcagctcaCTGGGCACACCGGAAAGATCTACAGCGCCGGCTGGGACGATACCCTGAGGATTGTTGACGAGTCGGCCACGACGTTCCTGGGACAGTCAATTAAGCTCTCGGCACAGCCCAAGGGGGCGAGCGCAGCGGATAAGATCGTATACGTCGCCACAGTCTCTGGTATCGCGGCGTACAGTAACGAATCGCTCCTGGAGGAGACACCCCTGAGCTATACTCCTGGCGCCATTGCTGCGCTGGGGTCCTtcgtggccgtcggggcggACCAAAACTCTGTCCGAATATATAAAGCTGATTCCAGCGGCAAGCTAGAGCAGGTTAAGGCGATTGCCAACCCGACGGGCACTATTTCCGCGCTTGCCTTCTCCAAGGATGGGTcgcatctcgccgccggcaatAGCGTTGGCAAGATTTACGTTTACAAGACTGGTTCATGGGAGGTGGTCGCCGATAGGTGGTCAGCTCACACTGCCCGTGTGACATCCATTGCGTGGGACGACTCCGGAGCGTACGCAGCGagcggcagcctcgacacCAATGTGTTTGTCTGGTGTCTAGAAAAGAAGAATCAGGGCAAGAGGATCAAGGCGGCCAACGCCCACAAGGATGGCGTCAGTGGTATCAGCTGGGTAGAGGGAGGCAAGGTGGCAAGCGCCGGCGGAGACGCGACTGTCAAAATTTGGAAGGTTGCAAATCTACCGTAG
- the RSM24 gene encoding 37S ribosomal protein S24, mitochondrial (EggNog:ENOG503P1QX~BUSCO:EOG09264KIV~COG:J), translated as MPLAPGAVRLCMVACRRSAQLQKLPRLQQFGRQRIVSHRAFRTMPARRARERAGMGRQEEEEEEDEEEDEEQEEEEEYDVKEDEPLEIKMLREDPEVIKVLDGLDAAAEKNGYFTFDDFVNAHAPPESTLEESELEAKALDDELLKDDRGDRPNQSSFWYDEDDPETDTEEHDEFDEDDITSMAHGKLEEVREMRHYARLAVWEMPLLAKFAKPFAPPKDGEVLRWRYTTYMGESHPAEKKVVVQFAPDDLNLTPVQTDKLKKLVGPRYNPETELVKMSCESFEHQAQNKRYLSNLVDDLIAAAKDPKDTFEDVPLDLRHHQIKAKPRFPKEWLLTDERRLQIDEQRHRAALEDKTRAEGGLLVDGKKVIDGYLKERLAEEQEKQKVAELVAAAPKGGKSWGGANRARR; from the exons ATGCCTTTGGCTCCAGGCGCCGTGAGGCTATGCATGGTGGCATGTCGCCGGTCGGCACAGCTGCAAAAACTGCCACGGTTGCAGCAGTTTGGCCGGCAACGCATAGTCTCGCACCGAGCTTTCCGCACGATGCCCGCGAGACGGGCTCGCGAGAGGGCCGGGATGGGCagacaggaggaggaggaggaggaggacgaggaggaggacgaggagcaggaggaggaggaggagtacgACGTCAAGGAAGACGAACCGCTGGAGATAAAGATGTTGAGGGAGGATCCCGAAGTCATTAAGGTGCTGGACGggctggacgcggcggccgaaaAGAATGGCTACTTCACCTTCGACGACTTTGTCAACGCGCACGCGCCCCCGGAGAGTACACTGGAAGAGTCGGAGTtggaggccaaggccctAGATGATGAACTGCTCAAGGATGACCGAGGTGACAGGCCGAACCAGTCATCATTTTGgtacgacgaggacgacccTGAGACCGACACCGAGGAGCACGACGagttcgacgaggacgacattACGTCAATGGCGCACGGGAAGCTGGAAGAGGTGCGGGAGATGAGGCACTATGCTCGCCTTGCCGTTTGGGAGATGCCGCTCCTTGCCA AATTCGCCAAGCCATTTGCGCCCCCGAAGGATGGCGAGGTCCTCCGATGGCGGTACACGACCTACATGGGCGAGTCGCATCCAgcggagaagaaggtggTGGTACAGTTTGCGCCTGACGACCTTAATCTAACACCGGTGCAAACGGACAAGCTGAAGAAACTGGTGGGCCCCCGGTACAATCCGGAGACGGAGCTGGTTAAGATGAGCTGCGAGAGCTTCGAGCACCAGGCGCAGAACAAGCGGTACCTGTCAAACCTGGTCGACGATCTgatcgcggcggccaaggaccccAAGGACACGTTCGAGGACGTGCCGCTGGACCTGCGGCACCATCAAATTAAGGCGAAGCCGCGCTTCCCCAAGGAGTGGCTCCTGacggacgagcggcggctgcagatcgacgagcagcggcaTCGCGCGGCGCTTGAGGACAAGACGAGGGCGGAGGGTGGGCTGCTTGTTGACGGCAAAAAGGTCATCGACGGGTACCTCAAGGAGAGGCTggcggaggagcaggagaagCAAAAGGTTGCGGAGCTagtggcggccgcgcccaagggcggcaagtcGTGGGGCGGCGCGAaccgggcgcggcggtga